The genomic window ACCGGATACCAGTCCACGCCGGGCTCCACCTCGGACACGTTCGCCGCGACCACGGATACCCGCGCGCCCTGGCGGTAAGCCTCGCGAGCCACGGCGGCGCCCATCTTGCCCGACGAACGGTTGCCTATGAAGCGGACACTGTCCACGGGCTCGCGCGTACCACCGGCGGTTACGACCACGTGAAGGCCGTCCAGGGGCCCGCCGATCTCGTGCAGGGCGCGGGCCACCACGTCACGCGCGGCGGGATAGCCGATTGCAGAGTCGCCCATTTCAGACGCACCGAGGATCACACAGCCATCTTCTATGAGCAGCGTGAGGTTCTCCTTTACCGCCGGGTGAGCGGCGGTACCGGGATCTAGCTCCGGCACGACCACCACCGGGCACGGGTACCGGGCACCGGCAGCGTAGCGCCGCAGCGGTGGAGCTTCCCCGAGACCGTGGGCCAGGCGAGAGATCCCGGCCGCACCGGCGGGCGCGAATATTAGCGCCTCCGGGCTGCCAGGAGCTTCACGATGCTCTTCCGACTCTCCTGACCCTTCTGATTCCAGGGTAACCCCGGCGGCGCCCCGGGCACGAAAAGAGGCGGGGCCCACAAACTCCCGGGCCCCGCTCTCCAGATATACCTCTACCTCGTATCCGGCCTCCGCCAGCAGTCCGACCGCCTCCGGGGCACGCAGAGCCCCGGGACCGGGGCCGACGCTGAACAGTATCAACCCGGTTGCCGCGGCTTCTGGCTAGGCCGCGCCCGGCCCCTCGTCCTCACCCTCGGACGAGGCGTCGGAGCCCTCGTCTTCCGAGCCTCCCTCTTCCGGGCTCTCGGTTACGCCCCGGTCGCTGTTCAGCTCCTCGTCGGCTTCTT from Rubrobacter aplysinae includes these protein-coding regions:
- the coaBC gene encoding bifunctional phosphopantothenoylcysteine decarboxylase/phosphopantothenate--cysteine ligase CoaBC — protein: MILFSVGPGPGALRAPEAVGLLAEAGYEVEVYLESGAREFVGPASFRARGAAGVTLESEGSGESEEHREAPGSPEALIFAPAGAAGISRLAHGLGEAPPLRRYAAGARYPCPVVVVPELDPGTAAHPAVKENLTLLIEDGCVILGASEMGDSAIGYPAARDVVARALHEIGGPLDGLHVVVTAGGTREPVDSVRFIGNRSSGKMGAAVAREAYRQGARVSVVAANVSEVEPGVDWYPVETFRELQTETTRLCESADALVMAAAVSDFTPASPLPDEKIRRGGRETMSLELSATQDILAGVRARYPQLPVAAFAATHGDPRPDAREKLAKKGVNLVVGNDISAPGIGFGSEDNEAYIVMESVSDGGCEEHFVPRGPKKELASVILGHLTPAIKHREV